A genomic window from Tolypothrix sp. PCC 7910 includes:
- a CDS encoding glutathione S-transferase family protein produces MGLGILKDGKWVSEREQEDSQGKFIRPSTTFRNTITADGSSGFKAEPGRYHLYISWACPWACRTAILRQLKGLTDVIGLSVVGAEIDQNSWEFNDEPGAISDTVNNANYLWQIYLKADPNYSGRVTVPVLWHIKEKTIVNNESREIIRMFDTEFNDFAKADVDFYPQDLQKIIDETIDKIYQPINNGVYRAGFATTQSAYDEGVTELFAALDYWEKVLDKQRYLCGNQITEADWCMFTTLFRFDAVYYVHFKCNLRRIVEYPNLWNYLKELYQVPGVKETCNLDHIKRHYYRSHTKVNPTRIVPKGPLIDFDTPHNRDRISV; encoded by the coding sequence GAATCCTCAAAGATGGTAAATGGGTGTCTGAACGGGAACAAGAAGATTCCCAAGGGAAATTTATCCGGCCATCAACTACCTTTCGCAATACAATTACAGCCGATGGCTCTAGCGGCTTCAAAGCTGAACCAGGCCGCTATCATTTATATATTTCTTGGGCTTGTCCTTGGGCGTGTCGCACTGCAATTCTCCGTCAGTTAAAAGGACTGACAGATGTAATTGGGTTATCAGTAGTTGGCGCGGAAATTGATCAAAATAGCTGGGAATTTAATGATGAACCAGGCGCAATTTCCGATACAGTTAATAACGCTAACTATCTATGGCAAATTTATCTCAAAGCTGATCCCAACTATAGTGGAAGGGTAACAGTCCCAGTTTTATGGCATATCAAAGAAAAGACCATCGTCAATAATGAATCTCGCGAAATCATTCGGATGTTTGATACAGAATTCAATGATTTTGCTAAAGCTGATGTTGATTTTTATCCTCAAGATTTACAAAAGATAATTGACGAAACCATTGATAAAATTTATCAACCCATAAATAACGGTGTTTACCGGGCAGGATTTGCAACTACTCAATCAGCTTATGATGAAGGTGTAACAGAATTATTTGCTGCGCTAGATTACTGGGAAAAAGTATTAGACAAGCAACGCTATCTCTGCGGTAATCAAATTACCGAAGCTGACTGGTGTATGTTTACTACCCTATTTCGCTTTGATGCAGTTTATTATGTGCATTTCAAATGCAACTTACGGCGAATAGTGGAGTATCCTAATCTGTGGAATTATCTCAAAGAACTCTACCAAGTGCCAGGAGTTAAAGAAACTTGTAATTTAGACCATATCAAACGGCATTATTACCGTAGTCATACCAAGGTTAACCCGACGCGTATTGTACCCAAAGGGCCGTTGATTGATTTTGATACACCACATAACCGCGATCGCATCTCTGTTTGA
- a CDS encoding BON domain-containing protein: MGWLQRLFGMEKPEDAQVNPEPTLVAENSSEGESIPIERVGLNGEYDQSGLAKRVALAFDEDSRFDDINTIYVAQLGSTVVLKGQVPDQDILNQLVEIAGGVSGATDVVTDEVAVG; the protein is encoded by the coding sequence ATGGGTTGGTTACAAAGACTCTTTGGCATGGAAAAACCAGAAGATGCTCAAGTAAACCCTGAGCCAACTTTAGTGGCTGAGAACTCTTCTGAAGGCGAAAGTATTCCTATTGAGCGGGTGGGACTTAATGGAGAATACGACCAAAGTGGTTTAGCAAAAAGAGTTGCGTTGGCGTTTGATGAAGATTCTCGCTTTGACGACATTAATACAATTTATGTTGCTCAGTTAGGTAGTACTGTGGTTTTAAAAGGACAAGTACCTGATCAAGACATTTTAAATCAATTGGTAGAGATTGCTGGTGGAGTTAGTGGTGCTACTGATGTTGTGACTGATGAAGTAGCAGTTGGCTAG
- a CDS encoding tetratricopeptide repeat protein, with the protein MKLSNQLKTVCVQPLGYLTLSMITTIISAPSVLAVTLQNSLYSPEHSAERLTPQRNLNIKEPRIAQLQQQDSVLQERSQFIQQANALYSQGDFKGAEESLHKFLKRFPEDAFGHYQLGNVLFRQEKLEEAITSYQEAIRLKPKYALAYNAIGIVYASQNRWDEAMSEYRKALEINSDYADALTNLALALWQTNKRDEALTSLKKAINIFKSQNRNEKAYQVEQILQKIQNSGNPGVS; encoded by the coding sequence ATGAAGCTGAGCAACCAACTTAAAACAGTATGTGTTCAACCTCTTGGTTACTTAACACTGAGCATGATAACAACAATTATTAGCGCGCCATCAGTATTAGCTGTAACATTGCAAAATTCTTTATATTCCCCAGAACACTCTGCTGAAAGACTAACTCCACAGCGCAACCTCAACATTAAAGAGCCAAGAATCGCACAGCTTCAGCAGCAAGACTCAGTACTCCAAGAGCGATCGCAGTTTATTCAACAAGCCAATGCTCTATATAGCCAAGGAGATTTCAAAGGAGCAGAGGAAAGTCTACATAAATTTCTCAAACGATTCCCCGAAGACGCATTTGGTCACTATCAACTGGGAAATGTACTATTTCGCCAAGAGAAGCTAGAAGAAGCAATTACCTCTTACCAAGAAGCTATTCGCCTCAAACCTAAATATGCCCTAGCTTATAATGCGATCGGTATTGTTTACGCTAGCCAAAACCGCTGGGATGAAGCCATGAGCGAATATCGCAAAGCTTTGGAAATCAATTCTGATTATGCCGATGCACTGACCAATTTAGCATTAGCGCTGTGGCAAACAAATAAAAGAGATGAAGCTTTGACTTCTCTCAAAAAGGCCATAAATATTTTCAAATCACAAAACAGAAACGAAAAAGCTTACCAGGTGGAACAAATTCTACAAAAAATCCAAAATTCCGGTAACCCTGGTGTTTCATAA
- a CDS encoding glycosyltransferase family 2 protein — protein sequence MLEQGQYINQSLCERPSISIAIPAYNEALHIEPIIKTFLSNTYENLIEVIVADGGSTDNTQDIVKKLSKEDSRIKLIDNPLKIQAAGLNLILKESKGDIFLRADAHSDYAPDYIEKCVEALLASGALNVGGAQRFVAKIPFQAGIALASRSPLGSGGAKYRDPNYNGYAETVYLGCFWRKVLLELSGYYIEATPNEDSELNLRLQAYALHNSNLPNPSSDVNCQLAHQNSQAVYISSKIRAWYYPRKDWQSLCIQYFRYGCGRYTTTIKHSNNLHIRGAIPFLVISISILMLLVDLLFPNLKLPIETLVLVGILLPFLESGRITWKLRHVFKEEIWRGEEDKIPSFLSRWFCCAVALLTMPIAHSSGYAYQLLRHKIFMVSG from the coding sequence ATGCTAGAACAAGGTCAATATATTAATCAAAGTTTATGTGAAAGGCCTAGTATTTCTATTGCTATTCCTGCTTATAATGAAGCCTTACATATAGAGCCCATCATTAAAACTTTCTTATCAAATACTTATGAAAATTTAATTGAAGTTATAGTAGCTGATGGTGGTAGTACTGATAATACTCAAGATATAGTAAAAAAATTATCTAAGGAAGATTCTAGAATTAAACTGATAGATAATCCCTTAAAAATTCAAGCAGCAGGACTTAATTTAATTTTAAAAGAATCTAAAGGAGATATTTTTCTCCGAGCTGATGCTCATTCAGATTATGCTCCTGACTACATAGAAAAATGTGTAGAAGCTTTATTAGCATCGGGTGCGCTCAATGTTGGTGGAGCACAACGTTTTGTTGCTAAAATTCCATTTCAAGCTGGAATTGCTCTAGCTTCCCGAAGTCCGCTAGGTAGTGGAGGTGCAAAATACAGAGATCCAAATTATAACGGTTATGCAGAAACTGTTTATTTAGGTTGCTTTTGGAGAAAAGTTTTATTAGAATTATCCGGCTATTATATTGAAGCTACTCCAAATGAAGATTCTGAGTTAAATTTAAGATTACAAGCATATGCATTGCATAATTCAAATCTTCCGAATCCAAGCTCTGATGTAAATTGCCAATTAGCTCATCAAAATTCTCAAGCAGTCTACATTAGTTCAAAAATTCGTGCCTGGTACTATCCAAGGAAAGACTGGCAATCTTTGTGTATTCAATACTTCAGATATGGTTGTGGTCGCTATACAACAACTATTAAACACTCAAATAATTTGCACATCAGAGGAGCCATTCCGTTTTTGGTAATTTCTATTAGTATCTTAATGTTATTAGTTGATTTATTATTCCCTAATTTAAAGCTACCTATAGAAACATTAGTGTTAGTAGGGATTTTATTACCGTTTTTAGAAAGCGGTCGTATCACCTGGAAATTGCGTCACGTCTTTAAGGAAGAAATTTGGCGAGGTGAAGAAGATAAAATACCATCTTTTCTAAGCCGTTGGTTTTGCTGTGCAGTAGCTTTACTAACGATGCCAATAGCTCACTCTTCTGGTTATGCCTATCAGTTATTAAGGCATAAAATATTTATGGTAAGTGGTTAA
- a CDS encoding glycosyltransferase family 4 protein: protein MKNNTAKIAVILGPIIKEGGVTTFIEELSNILIERGYCIRIITFTKYQKASQLILNSISPNVQVFFLPKNIYDLIAFLKKRDLNLDITVSNLYYSFLLPFFISKNQIHILHGFGNLEASLLQFIIGNLSNIIGYKFAKKIIANSYLTSSVNRILGVKHSEVTPWGIPSNFNPSIIKSFDQREIDLLYVGRICLTKGLKLILKALSNILNNSGKKINFHVVGALKENLQSHQELKQASLDNIIYHGYLDKEKIVEIYSCSKLFISLNPEEPFGFTYVEALACGTPIIIPKSCGIAPFVDSRLALFVDMNERSVAEAIEYGLSKFWNLDEIARLSRDTFCWQKVANVIFGE, encoded by the coding sequence GTGAAAAACAATACAGCTAAAATTGCTGTCATCCTTGGACCAATTATTAAAGAGGGTGGCGTAACAACATTTATTGAGGAATTAAGCAATATTCTTATAGAACGAGGATACTGTATACGCATTATTACTTTTACAAAATATCAAAAAGCTAGCCAATTAATTTTGAATTCAATATCCCCGAATGTACAAGTATTTTTTTTACCAAAAAACATTTATGATTTAATAGCTTTCTTGAAAAAAAGGGATTTAAATTTAGATATAACTGTCTCTAATCTATATTATTCTTTTTTGTTGCCCTTTTTTATAAGTAAAAACCAAATCCATATTCTTCATGGATTTGGTAATCTAGAAGCAAGTTTATTACAATTTATCATTGGCAATTTATCCAATATCATCGGCTATAAATTTGCTAAAAAAATTATAGCAAACAGTTACCTTACATCAAGTGTAAATAGAATTCTGGGTGTTAAGCATTCTGAAGTTACGCCTTGGGGAATTCCCAGCAATTTTAACCCTTCTATCATCAAGTCATTTGATCAGCGAGAAATTGATTTACTATATGTTGGTCGAATTTGTTTGACAAAAGGTCTCAAGCTGATTCTTAAAGCTTTATCAAATATACTAAATAACAGTGGCAAAAAAATTAATTTCCATGTAGTTGGAGCTTTGAAAGAAAATTTACAATCTCATCAGGAATTAAAACAAGCATCATTAGATAATATAATTTATCATGGATACCTCGATAAAGAAAAAATTGTTGAAATTTATTCTTGTTCTAAACTATTTATTTCTCTCAATCCAGAAGAACCGTTTGGATTTACTTATGTAGAGGCTCTTGCGTGTGGTACTCCGATAATTATCCCTAAAAGCTGTGGTATTGCACCATTTGTTGATTCAAGATTGGCACTATTCGTTGATATGAATGAGCGTTCAGTTGCAGAAGCTATTGAATATGGATTATCCAAATTTTGGAATTTAGACGAGATAGCCAGGTTGTCGAGAGATACTTTCTGCTGGCAAAAAGTTGCAAATGTTATATTTGGCGAATAA
- a CDS encoding class I SAM-dependent methyltransferase, which yields MKHTIDYEKPTPYSRPKYKGINAKLNQFRLYFTYRKQVNTIVSHYRFQDQNNYIFLDVGCGSGEFIYHLSDFIPANLLMGLELDYRLVNEAQERCVKAKIYEGSAEFFPFPDSSINCITSFHNIEHIYQPESFISESYRCLKKNGLLVLATPNPESLAARSLKEKWHSFQLVDHVSLKSPKEWRELFVSYGFSVISEGTTFFTGFPIVSKTPLQVINYALLSIFGSLPWNYGEAYHAVFRK from the coding sequence ATGAAACACACAATAGACTACGAAAAACCGACACCATATTCACGACCAAAATACAAAGGAATTAATGCCAAGTTAAATCAATTTCGTCTGTATTTTACCTATAGGAAACAGGTAAATACAATAGTTTCTCATTACCGTTTCCAAGATCAAAATAATTATATTTTTTTGGATGTAGGTTGCGGAAGTGGCGAATTTATATACCATTTGTCTGATTTTATTCCAGCTAATTTATTAATGGGTCTAGAGTTAGATTACCGACTAGTAAATGAAGCACAAGAAAGGTGTGTAAAAGCCAAAATATATGAGGGCAGTGCAGAGTTTTTCCCCTTTCCTGATTCATCTATCAACTGCATAACATCTTTTCATAATATAGAACACATATATCAGCCTGAGAGTTTTATTTCTGAATCATATAGATGTTTGAAAAAAAACGGTCTTTTAGTGTTAGCAACACCTAATCCAGAAAGTCTTGCAGCACGTTCCTTAAAGGAGAAATGGCATTCATTCCAGTTAGTTGATCACGTTTCGCTAAAGTCACCTAAAGAATGGCGGGAACTATTTGTTTCTTACGGCTTTTCTGTCATCTCTGAAGGTACAACTTTTTTTACTGGGTTCCCGATAGTAAGTAAGACACCTCTTCAAGTTATAAACTATGCATTGCTATCTATTTTTGGAAGTCTACCGTGGAATTATGGTGAGGCCTACCACGCTGTATTTAGGAAGTAA
- a CDS encoding oligosaccharide flippase family protein codes for MLKNGLYNVIPGLFRAGLSFISIPVLIRLMGLEEYGVWALVSSVLSFIVLAEAGLPVSATVFVSQDLAKKDEKGLSQTLTITVGAMLLLATFATLLLAIGAEALVSCFPKLTTSQQQTVVQSLQIGAVAVWAQLLNQVFIGIEQAYQQYKMMSVLNTLQWVFCIFGWIFLAWFGGKTLSLAQWQTGVSLASLLSHIWVLSLLTKGQNIRPILNKKKAVEIVSYTLVSWITTLGRAFFTKGDRLIVGSFLGPIKLGIYSSIFEITSAINFFSSIIIQPLIPTISHLLAEENLDKLILQNKVKQAVKLNSFVATFIGIILLVFAREIVNIIMPEAFNQSNVLAFRIVVFMNTIFSLNATGYWILFSMKNSILKSAINLFIFGILSLVLIAVGSAKFGLWGGILGNSGYIGTLLLPIIAMKQLNIPYKLLGFWLIFPLSSFLGVSILTILFLS; via the coding sequence ATGCTAAAAAATGGGCTATACAACGTTATCCCAGGATTATTTAGAGCTGGACTCAGCTTTATATCTATTCCAGTTCTAATTCGTTTGATGGGTTTGGAAGAATATGGTGTATGGGCCTTAGTTTCTTCTGTATTGAGTTTTATAGTTTTGGCTGAAGCCGGGTTACCTGTATCAGCGACAGTTTTTGTTTCTCAGGATTTAGCAAAGAAAGATGAGAAGGGGCTGTCCCAAACATTGACAATAACGGTTGGCGCAATGTTGCTTCTAGCAACTTTTGCTACCCTATTGCTTGCAATAGGTGCTGAGGCCTTAGTTAGTTGCTTTCCAAAGTTGACGACATCCCAACAACAGACTGTTGTTCAATCTCTGCAAATAGGTGCAGTTGCGGTGTGGGCACAACTACTCAATCAAGTTTTTATTGGAATAGAGCAAGCCTATCAGCAGTACAAAATGATGAGTGTATTAAACACTTTACAATGGGTCTTTTGCATTTTTGGATGGATTTTTCTGGCCTGGTTTGGAGGAAAAACGCTGTCACTAGCACAGTGGCAAACTGGAGTAAGTTTGGCAAGTTTGTTAAGTCATATTTGGGTTTTAAGTTTACTAACTAAGGGACAAAATATTAGACCTATTTTAAATAAAAAGAAAGCAGTTGAGATTGTTAGTTATACTTTAGTAAGTTGGATAACTACATTAGGTCGTGCTTTTTTTACTAAAGGAGATCGTTTAATAGTTGGTTCTTTTCTAGGCCCTATTAAACTGGGAATTTATTCAAGTATTTTTGAAATTACTAGTGCAATTAATTTTTTTTCATCTATAATTATTCAGCCTTTAATACCTACTATCAGCCATCTATTGGCAGAGGAAAATTTAGATAAATTAATACTTCAAAATAAAGTCAAGCAAGCTGTAAAGCTCAATTCATTTGTGGCAACATTTATCGGTATTATTTTATTAGTATTTGCTCGTGAAATTGTTAATATAATAATGCCTGAAGCATTCAATCAAAGTAATGTACTAGCCTTTCGGATAGTAGTTTTTATGAACACTATTTTTTCGCTCAATGCAACTGGTTACTGGATTCTTTTTAGTATGAAAAATAGTATTCTGAAATCTGCTATTAATTTGTTTATCTTTGGTATTTTATCGTTAGTATTAATAGCTGTGGGCTCTGCTAAATTTGGCTTATGGGGTGGAATACTTGGCAATTCTGGTTACATTGGAACACTACTTCTACCAATCATTGCTATGAAGCAGTTAAATATTCCTTATAAACTCCTAGGCTTTTGGTTAATATTTCCCCTATCATCTTTTTTAGGAGTAAGTATTTTAACAATTTTGTTTTTGAGTTAA
- a CDS encoding FkbM family methyltransferase: MKLYESKLNYIGKSFAVPLSKVLTSKLFYKPSRYIEAYLAFLLGKGAGSDSIEEEVKAALSNIYRQYPVVFDVGANVGLWSSQILKYQPHAQLFQFEPSETCILEIQKLNLPNSTLIPCAIGKMEGITYLYSSSQTDGSASLYQRKDGRFKDYKYQKYSVSITTIDKVIADYSIEFVDFMKMDIEGHEMEALLGASQSLNENKIGAISFEFGSGNINSRTFFRDFWHLLQEKGFEIYRITPGGKLLEIQDYYEDLEYFRGVSNYIARLTDHPYASSK; encoded by the coding sequence ATGAAATTATACGAATCTAAACTTAATTATATTGGTAAATCTTTCGCTGTACCTCTTAGCAAAGTTTTGACTTCAAAATTATTCTATAAACCATCTCGCTACATAGAGGCTTACCTGGCTTTTTTACTTGGTAAGGGTGCAGGTAGTGATTCGATTGAAGAAGAAGTTAAGGCAGCATTAAGTAATATCTATAGACAGTATCCAGTAGTATTTGATGTTGGTGCAAATGTAGGGTTGTGGTCGAGTCAAATATTGAAATATCAGCCTCATGCTCAATTATTTCAATTTGAACCTTCTGAGACTTGTATACTTGAAATTCAAAAATTAAATTTGCCTAATAGTACTTTAATTCCTTGTGCAATAGGTAAAATGGAAGGAATTACCTATCTTTACTCATCTTCTCAGACTGATGGTTCGGCATCTTTGTATCAGCGAAAAGATGGGCGATTTAAAGATTATAAATATCAAAAATATAGTGTAAGCATTACAACAATAGATAAAGTAATCGCAGATTATTCAATTGAATTTGTAGATTTTATGAAAATGGATATAGAAGGTCATGAAATGGAAGCTTTACTGGGTGCATCTCAGTCCCTAAATGAAAACAAAATAGGAGCCATATCCTTTGAATTTGGGTCTGGTAATATTAACTCCAGAACTTTTTTTAGAGATTTTTGGCATTTACTCCAAGAAAAAGGATTTGAAATTTATAGAATCACACCAGGGGGTAAACTATTAGAAATTCAAGATTACTATGAAGACTTAGAGTACTTTCGTGGTGTATCCAACTATATTGCTAGATTAACTGATCACCCATATGCATCATCTAAATAA
- a CDS encoding GumC family protein has translation MPTKQEERDVIDVQQYWTIIKRRWPVTTVVIGSVFGLTALVTFLQKPVYESQAKLLFDKQNGVSSLTGISAQVGELSGLTNLSNPVDTEAEVVRSNPIVQKTIISLNLKDRWGKPLTIEKFLKILKLKTIRGTDVMQLSYRSTNPQEAATVINSLMKYYLESNVRTNRAEARSAREFLTKQLPEVEQRVLRAEMALRRFKEKNKVIALDVEAKVGVEALKDLAEEITKTQGELIAAKTRSQSLQNQMQLSSEKAVELTTLSQSPAVQQVLTEYQKVQDELAVAQTRFTEDNPTIINLERKEIALRKQLEGRVAQTIGDSEYMPEQNLQIGKLKQTLTEELVKSEVERLALANQVGELQQTFIVNKERLDSLPRLEQQQLQLQRQLKVAQVTYEQLSKQLQEVEVVENQNVGNARIISEALVPDKSVFPVIPLNLALGGLLGIVLGAGTALVLESIDNSLKTVEEAKRILEYPLLGAIPLSEKAKNIEGEGEQELPVLNNPYSPVSSAFEMLQTNLSFSISDKMLKVIALSSSIPGEGKSFVAANLAVAVAQLGRRVLLVDGDMRRPRQHKIWEQNNLVGLSNILVGQAEWQTTAKEALMTLDIITAGTIPPNPVALLNSQRIATFIQQATKEYDFVIIDCPPLTVVADALMLGKLVDGILLVVRPGVANAASVNASKLLIEQSGNQVLGMVANGVTAQSSYGGYYAKSYYGAKGKDKNGKVEVNVPKIRI, from the coding sequence ATGCCTACTAAGCAAGAAGAGCGTGACGTGATTGATGTCCAACAGTACTGGACAATTATAAAAAGGCGTTGGCCAGTAACCACAGTTGTCATTGGCTCTGTGTTTGGCTTGACAGCCTTAGTCACCTTCCTCCAAAAACCAGTTTACGAATCACAAGCCAAACTCTTATTCGACAAGCAGAATGGGGTTTCATCACTCACAGGGATTTCAGCACAGGTAGGAGAACTCAGCGGTCTGACCAACCTCAGCAATCCAGTGGATACAGAAGCAGAAGTAGTCCGCTCAAACCCTATCGTCCAAAAAACTATTATTAGCCTTAATCTCAAGGATCGATGGGGTAAACCGCTCACAATCGAAAAGTTTCTCAAAATACTGAAACTTAAGACTATCCGCGGAACTGATGTCATGCAGCTTTCTTACCGAAGTACAAATCCTCAAGAAGCTGCTACTGTTATTAATTCCCTAATGAAATATTACTTAGAAAGTAATGTTCGCACTAACCGTGCAGAGGCTAGATCTGCAAGAGAATTTTTAACTAAACAATTACCGGAAGTTGAACAACGAGTTTTGAGAGCAGAAATGGCCTTACGCCGATTTAAAGAAAAAAATAAAGTAATAGCATTGGATGTTGAAGCTAAAGTTGGGGTAGAAGCGCTAAAAGATTTAGCAGAAGAAATTACCAAAACCCAAGGTGAACTCATAGCAGCGAAAACTCGCTCTCAATCTTTGCAAAATCAAATGCAATTGAGTAGTGAAAAAGCTGTGGAACTCACAACATTAAGCCAATCTCCTGCCGTACAGCAAGTACTGACAGAATACCAAAAAGTGCAAGACGAGTTAGCAGTGGCGCAGACTCGTTTTACAGAAGATAACCCGACAATTATCAATTTAGAAAGGAAAGAAATAGCCCTAAGAAAGCAGCTGGAAGGGAGAGTTGCTCAAACCATAGGTGATTCTGAGTATATGCCAGAGCAGAATTTGCAAATTGGCAAACTCAAGCAGACTTTAACCGAAGAGTTAGTTAAGTCGGAAGTCGAACGTTTAGCATTAGCTAACCAAGTAGGGGAATTACAGCAGACATTTATAGTAAACAAAGAGCGATTAGATAGCTTACCCCGGCTTGAGCAGCAACAGCTACAGCTACAACGACAGTTAAAGGTAGCACAAGTTACATATGAACAACTGTCAAAGCAATTACAGGAAGTTGAAGTCGTAGAAAATCAAAATGTTGGTAATGCACGGATCATCTCAGAAGCTTTAGTTCCTGATAAGTCTGTTTTTCCAGTTATCCCTCTGAACTTGGCCCTGGGAGGATTATTAGGCATTGTCTTGGGTGCAGGTACAGCGTTGGTGTTGGAATCTATTGATAATTCTCTCAAGACTGTGGAAGAAGCCAAGCGAATTTTGGAATATCCTTTGCTGGGTGCAATTCCATTATCTGAAAAAGCTAAAAATATTGAAGGTGAGGGCGAACAAGAATTACCTGTACTCAACAATCCTTATTCGCCTGTGTCATCAGCTTTTGAGATGCTGCAAACTAATTTGAGTTTCAGCATTTCTGATAAGATGCTGAAAGTTATTGCGCTCAGTAGTTCAATTCCTGGCGAGGGTAAATCCTTTGTTGCCGCTAACTTAGCAGTAGCAGTAGCCCAACTAGGACGACGAGTATTATTAGTAGATGGAGATATGCGTCGCCCCCGTCAGCATAAAATTTGGGAACAAAACAATCTTGTAGGACTAAGTAATATTTTAGTGGGTCAAGCTGAGTGGCAAACTACTGCCAAAGAAGCTTTGATGACTCTAGATATTATTACTGCTGGGACAATTCCACCTAACCCCGTTGCACTTTTAAATTCTCAACGCATTGCTACATTTATTCAACAAGCAACCAAAGAATATGACTTTGTAATTATCGACTGTCCACCCTTGACTGTAGTTGCTGATGCACTAATGTTAGGCAAGTTAGTGGATGGGATTTTGTTGGTTGTGCGTCCCGGTGTCGCTAACGCTGCATCGGTAAATGCTAGTAAGCTACTGATAGAGCAGTCTGGTAATCAGGTTCTGGGCATGGTAGCTAATGGTGTGACTGCTCAGAGTAGTTACGGTGGCTACTATGCGAAGAGCTATTACGGAGCAAAAGGTAAGGATAAAAATGGCAAAGTAGAAGTGAATGTGCCCAAAATTCGTATTTAG
- a CDS encoding sugar transferase produces MPVLLLVGDIFGLFVCLGVAFWLRLGQAIAGFDGVVGGFILLVLAGLYLADTYHPDTQVAGLRAPARILIASFIVAAITSALIYLSGTWGQHPLLGRGILLVSLGIFTIWAVILRLWAVKWLRSHAEQSLWLMFGGGEVGIKFAQIFLEHNPLGRLVVLTEVGQDIAELAKTESHLSYGGGLNNLSTWMQQPLSGVIVASPMDFSDIQVQQLMQLRLQGIPTYRLPDICETLWYKLPSAVLEDSWLAFSAGFNLVPGGISLKVKRVIDLILASLLLIFLFPLMLLAMLAIKLDSPGPVFYSQLRTGLYGKPFRVYKFRSMYQDAEKRGAQWASQRDPRITRVGYWLRVLRIDELPQIFNVLRGDMSLIGPRPERPEFDIKLKEAIPYYELRYLVKPGITGWAQVLYPYGASVEDAAQKLAYDLYYIKNYSLWLDIAIAFKTVRVVLLGKGR; encoded by the coding sequence ATGCCTGTATTACTTTTGGTAGGAGATATTTTTGGTCTATTTGTCTGTTTAGGAGTTGCCTTTTGGTTACGCCTTGGTCAGGCAATTGCAGGGTTTGATGGGGTCGTTGGCGGATTTATACTGCTGGTACTGGCAGGGCTTTATCTTGCAGATACTTATCATCCAGACACGCAAGTAGCAGGTTTGCGCGCTCCAGCACGTATCCTAATAGCTAGTTTCATAGTTGCTGCTATTACTTCTGCTCTTATTTACCTATCTGGAACTTGGGGACAGCATCCATTACTAGGAAGAGGCATTTTGCTGGTCAGCCTAGGAATATTTACAATCTGGGCTGTGATTTTAAGACTATGGGCAGTTAAGTGGTTGCGATCGCACGCCGAACAAAGTCTATGGTTGATGTTTGGAGGTGGCGAGGTTGGGATAAAATTTGCCCAAATTTTCCTAGAACATAATCCGTTAGGTCGCTTGGTGGTGCTTACCGAAGTTGGTCAAGACATCGCTGAATTAGCAAAAACAGAATCTCATCTGAGTTACGGAGGTGGACTGAATAACTTATCTACTTGGATGCAGCAGCCTTTGTCAGGGGTAATAGTTGCAAGCCCGATGGATTTTTCTGATATCCAGGTGCAGCAGTTGATGCAACTAAGACTGCAAGGTATTCCGACATATAGGTTACCAGATATTTGCGAAACTCTATGGTATAAACTTCCTTCAGCAGTACTTGAAGATAGCTGGTTGGCTTTTAGTGCTGGTTTTAACTTGGTGCCTGGTGGTATAAGTTTGAAGGTGAAGCGGGTCATAGACCTGATACTGGCAAGCCTGTTACTGATATTTTTATTTCCCCTGATGCTATTGGCAATGCTGGCTATTAAGTTGGATAGTCCCGGCCCAGTTTTTTACAGTCAATTACGCACAGGACTATACGGTAAACCATTTAGGGTTTACAAATTTCGGTCTATGTATCAAGATGCTGAGAAGCGGGGTGCACAATGGGCAAGTCAACGCGACCCGCGAATTACTAGGGTAGGGTATTGGCTGCGAGTTTTACGGATTGATGAACTACCACAAATTTTTAATGTGTTGAGGGGAGATATGAGTCTAATTGGCCCTCGTCCTGAACGACCGGAGTTTGATATCAAACTCAAAGAAGCTATTCCATATTATGAACTACGTTATTTAGTTAAACCTGGAATTACTGGTTGGGCACAGGTGCTTTATCCCTATGGTGCTTCAGTTGAGGATGCTGCTCAAAAGCTAGCTTACGACCTTTATTACATTAAAAATTATTCTTTATGGTTAGATATTGCGATCGCCTTTAAAACTGTCAGGGTCGTTTTGTTAGGTAAAGGTAGATGA